A genomic region of Herbaspirillum sp. DW155 contains the following coding sequences:
- the ftsY gene encoding signal recognition particle-docking protein FtsY yields the protein MFSFFKRKPKPEAQPALPPQAEPAPRPVADVPAAPVSVPVSAAPAPVAAPSPQPAPEPAPVAAVEEVAEEVEIVAAPEPAPEAKRSWLSRLKAGLSKTSSNLTTLFVGARIDEDLYEELESALLVSDAGVEATQWLLDELKKKVKNERLTEAAQVRTALRTLLIDLLQPLQRPLVLGRDKPLVMMIAGVNGAGKTTTIGKLALHLQAHGQSVLLAAGDTFRAAAREQLAVWGERNNVQVIAQESGDPAAVAYDSVHSAQARGTHVVMVDTAGRLPTQLHLMDELKKIKRVIAKAMNSAPHEVLLVIDGNTGQNALAQVKAFDDALGLTGLVVTKLDGTAKGGILAAIAKTRPVPLYFIGVGEKIEDLQPFNATEFVDALLS from the coding sequence ATGTTCAGTTTCTTCAAGAGAAAACCCAAACCGGAAGCGCAACCCGCGCTGCCGCCCCAGGCCGAGCCGGCGCCCCGGCCTGTAGCTGATGTTCCTGCCGCGCCCGTTTCCGTTCCCGTTTCAGCTGCACCGGCTCCGGTGGCTGCACCCTCACCACAACCCGCGCCCGAACCCGCGCCGGTGGCCGCCGTTGAAGAGGTGGCAGAAGAGGTCGAGATCGTCGCCGCCCCGGAACCTGCGCCCGAGGCCAAGCGCTCCTGGCTCTCGCGCCTGAAGGCCGGGCTGTCCAAGACATCGAGCAATCTGACTACGCTCTTCGTGGGTGCGCGCATTGATGAAGACCTGTACGAGGAACTGGAGTCGGCCCTGCTGGTCTCGGACGCCGGGGTCGAAGCCACCCAGTGGCTGCTGGACGAACTGAAGAAAAAGGTCAAAAACGAGCGCCTCACCGAAGCCGCCCAGGTGCGCACCGCCCTGCGCACCCTGCTGATCGACCTGCTGCAGCCGCTGCAGCGTCCGCTGGTGCTGGGCCGCGACAAGCCGTTGGTGATGATGATTGCCGGCGTCAACGGTGCCGGCAAGACCACCACCATCGGCAAGCTGGCGCTGCATCTGCAGGCCCACGGCCAGTCGGTGCTGCTGGCTGCGGGCGACACCTTCCGCGCCGCTGCCCGCGAGCAGCTGGCGGTCTGGGGCGAGCGCAACAACGTGCAGGTGATTGCGCAGGAGTCGGGCGATCCGGCTGCGGTGGCCTATGACTCGGTGCATTCGGCCCAGGCGCGCGGTACCCACGTGGTGATGGTCGATACGGCCGGCCGCCTGCCCACGCAACTGCACCTGATGGATGAACTCAAGAAGATCAAGCGGGTCATCGCCAAGGCCATGAACTCGGCCCCGCACGAAGTGCTGCTGGTCATCGACGGCAACACCGGACAGAACGCGCTGGCCCAGGTCAAGGCCTTCGATGATGCGCTGGGGCTGACCGGCCTGGTGGTGACCAAGCTGGATGGCACGGCCAAGGGCGGCATCCTGGCCGCCATCGCCAAGACCCGCCCGGTGCCGCTGTACTTCATCGGCGTGGGCGAAAAGATCGAAGACCTGCAACCCTTCAACGCCACTGAATTCGTCGACGCCCTCCTGAGTTGA
- a CDS encoding SAM-dependent methyltransferase — MSKQSPNASGRQQSRGKPAAESAAQAHEIRPGQSIELLKELHILTRDGKLNQDSRRKLKQVYHLYQFIEPLLQEVLDDHPDVSLVDHGAGKSYLGFILYDLFFKGLAGAPRIYGIETREELVRKSEELAARLGFGGMSFLNLSVADSITSPRLPEKIDVVTALHACDTATDDAIHFALAKQARFIVLVPCCQAEVASVLNRNKGKSLSNSLTEIWRHPLHTREFGSQVTNVLRCLQLEAHGYKVSVTELVGWEHSMKNELIIAQYRDLPRRRPAERLQEVLRTLGLEEMGDRFFAPQAA; from the coding sequence ATGAGCAAGCAATCCCCCAATGCCTCCGGCCGCCAGCAGAGCCGGGGCAAACCCGCCGCAGAGAGCGCCGCGCAGGCGCATGAGATCCGGCCCGGCCAGTCCATCGAGCTGCTCAAGGAACTCCACATCCTGACGCGCGACGGCAAACTGAACCAGGACAGCCGCCGCAAGCTCAAGCAGGTCTATCACCTCTACCAGTTCATCGAACCGCTGCTGCAGGAAGTGCTGGACGATCATCCCGACGTGAGTCTGGTGGACCACGGCGCGGGCAAGTCCTATCTCGGTTTCATCCTCTACGACCTGTTCTTCAAGGGCCTGGCCGGTGCGCCGCGCATCTACGGCATCGAGACCCGCGAAGAGCTGGTGCGCAAGTCCGAAGAACTGGCCGCGCGCCTGGGCTTTGGCGGCATGTCCTTCCTCAACCTGTCGGTGGCCGACTCGATCACCTCGCCGCGCCTGCCGGAAAAAATCGATGTGGTCACCGCGCTGCATGCCTGCGATACCGCCACCGATGACGCCATCCATTTCGCCCTGGCCAAACAGGCCCGTTTCATCGTGCTGGTGCCGTGCTGCCAGGCCGAGGTGGCATCGGTCCTGAACCGCAACAAGGGCAAGTCGCTGTCCAATTCGCTCACCGAGATCTGGCGCCATCCGCTGCATACGCGCGAATTCGGCAGCCAGGTCACCAACGTGCTGCGCTGCCTGCAACTGGAAGCGCACGGCTACAAGGTCAGCGTGACCGAGCTGGTGGGTTGGGAACATTCGATGAAGAACGAGTTAATCATTGCGCAATACCGCGACCTGCCGCGTCGCCGTCCGGCCGAGCGGCTGCAGGAGGTGCTGCGTACGCTGGGGCTGGAAGAGATGGGTGATCGCTTCTTCGCGCCGCAGGCGGCGTAA
- the rsmD gene encoding 16S rRNA (guanine(966)-N(2))-methyltransferase RsmD — MRKSSPPSQGTPSKGGKPAKPVNRGPHQVRIIGGQWKRTPLPVLDAEGLRPTPDRVRETVFNWITHLIDGQWDQLACLDLFAGSGALGFEAASRGARRVVMVEHSGPAVRQLEANRDKLKADTLAIVRGDALGAVHSAAQREPGGYGLVFIDPPYHQGWLEKVLPACMPLLTPSGLVYAEAEYALDGEHAPEWMQDWEVVRSDKAGMVFYHLLQRKSSAQIEA; from the coding sequence ATGCGCAAGAGCAGTCCTCCCTCCCAAGGCACGCCCTCCAAGGGCGGCAAGCCGGCCAAGCCCGTCAACCGTGGTCCGCACCAGGTGCGCATCATCGGCGGCCAGTGGAAGCGCACGCCGCTGCCGGTGCTGGATGCCGAAGGCCTGCGTCCCACGCCCGACCGCGTGCGCGAGACCGTCTTCAACTGGATCACCCATCTCATCGATGGCCAGTGGGATCAGCTCGCCTGCCTGGACCTCTTCGCCGGTTCCGGTGCGCTCGGTTTCGAAGCCGCCAGCCGTGGCGCGCGCCGCGTGGTGATGGTGGAACACAGCGGCCCGGCCGTGCGCCAGCTCGAAGCCAACCGCGACAAGCTCAAGGCTGATACGCTGGCCATCGTCCGCGGCGACGCCCTCGGCGCGGTGCACAGCGCGGCCCAGCGCGAGCCCGGCGGCTACGGTCTGGTATTCATCGATCCGCCTTATCACCAGGGCTGGCTGGAAAAAGTGTTGCCGGCGTGCATGCCTTTGCTCACCCCTTCCGGGCTGGTGTATGCCGAAGCCGAATATGCGCTCGATGGCGAGCATGCACCCGAATGGATGCAGGATTGGGAAGTGGTCCGCTCCGACAAGGCCGGCATGGTCTTCTATCATTTATTGCAACGCAAAAGCAGTGCCCAAATTGAGGCATAA
- the pcaF gene encoding 3-oxoadipyl-CoA thiolase, whose product MQALICDAIRTPFGRYGGALGAVRADDLAAAPIRSLMERNPGVDWSRVDDILYGCANQAGEDNRNVARMAGLLAGLPIEVPGTTINRLCGSSLDAVGMAARAIRSGEVQLMIAGGVESMTRAPFVMGKAESAFARSAAIFDTTIGWRFVNPLMKAQYGIDSMPETAENVATDFNINRADQDAFALRSQQRWAAAQAAGFFANEITPLTIPQKKGDPLIVTTDEHPRPDTTLATLARLKGVVRPDGTVTAGNASGVNDGACALLLASPKAADLYRLKPRARVLGMATAGVAPRIMGFGPAPAARKVLAQVGLTLAQMDVIELNEAFAAQGLAVTRDLGLPDDAAHVNPNGGAIAIGHPLGASGARLVTTAINQLERSGGRYALCMMCIGVGQGIALVIERVA is encoded by the coding sequence ATGCAAGCATTGATCTGTGACGCCATCCGCACGCCCTTCGGCCGCTACGGCGGCGCCCTGGGCGCGGTGCGCGCCGACGACCTGGCCGCCGCGCCGATTCGCAGCCTGATGGAACGCAACCCCGGCGTGGACTGGAGCCGCGTGGACGACATCCTCTACGGCTGCGCCAACCAGGCCGGTGAAGACAACCGCAACGTAGCCCGCATGGCCGGTTTGCTGGCCGGCCTGCCCATCGAGGTGCCGGGCACGACCATCAACCGTCTGTGCGGCTCCAGCCTCGATGCGGTGGGCATGGCCGCGCGCGCCATCAGGTCGGGCGAGGTGCAATTGATGATCGCCGGCGGCGTGGAGAGCATGACGCGCGCGCCCTTCGTGATGGGCAAGGCGGAGTCGGCCTTTGCGCGCAGTGCGGCGATCTTCGATACCACCATCGGCTGGCGCTTCGTCAATCCGCTGATGAAGGCGCAGTACGGTATCGACTCCATGCCCGAGACTGCAGAAAACGTCGCCACCGATTTCAACATCAACCGTGCCGACCAGGACGCTTTTGCGCTGCGCAGCCAGCAGCGCTGGGCTGCGGCGCAGGCGGCGGGCTTCTTTGCGAACGAAATCACGCCGCTGACGATCCCGCAGAAAAAGGGCGATCCGCTCATCGTCACCACCGACGAACATCCGCGTCCGGACACCACCCTGGCCACGCTGGCCAGACTCAAGGGTGTGGTGCGGCCCGATGGCACGGTCACCGCCGGCAATGCTTCCGGCGTCAATGACGGGGCGTGTGCCTTGCTGCTGGCCTCGCCCAAGGCCGCCGACCTGTATCGATTGAAGCCCCGTGCACGCGTGCTGGGCATGGCCACCGCAGGTGTCGCGCCGCGCATCATGGGCTTCGGCCCGGCACCGGCGGCACGCAAGGTGCTGGCGCAAGTCGGCCTGACACTGGCGCAGATGGACGTGATCGAACTCAACGAAGCCTTTGCCGCACAAGGGCTGGCCGTCACGCGCGATCTCGGCTTGCCCGACGATGCGGCGCACGTCAATCCGAATGGCGGCGCCATTGCCATCGGCCATCCGCTGGGCGCGTCCGGCGCACGGCTGGTGACCACGGCCATCAACCAGCTGGAGCGTAGCGGTGGGCGCTATGCGCTGTGCATGATGTGCATCGGCGTGGGACAAGGCATTGCGCTGGTGATCGAACGGGTGGCATAA
- a CDS encoding sensor domain-containing diguanylate cyclase — MRATIDTEALIADNAQLRSELKDLLQQAHINQSIIERHQAFDLKLIGASEFRELIDVILTVMPGVFSLETVTLSLIDGDYAIQRILRDLQIGVNEFPKLLFLKDPLHFIDEEGPLSAEKPRLGQYNPALHGPLFPHYQPVSVAVLPLVRQHRLLGYLSLGSAYGERFTRSLATDFIQRLATVAAICLENVINNERLKHIGLTDPLTGVNNRRYIEQRMQEEVARSQRERSALSCLFIDIDHFKRVNDQFGHQSGDDVLREVAARIKKELRLSDALGRFGGEEFVVLLTHATRDDAVRIAERIRAGICSRGVMIEGSRDPLRITASIGAASLSPPERSRPAVDVKQAMLKAADLALYQAKQGGRNRVMLAD; from the coding sequence ATGAGAGCCACCATCGATACGGAAGCGCTGATTGCCGACAATGCGCAACTGAGAAGCGAACTGAAGGATCTGCTGCAGCAGGCGCACATCAACCAGTCCATCATCGAGCGCCATCAGGCCTTCGACCTGAAACTGATCGGCGCCAGCGAATTCCGCGAACTGATCGACGTCATCCTGACCGTGATGCCGGGCGTGTTCAGCCTGGAGACGGTGACGCTTTCCCTGATCGATGGCGACTACGCGATCCAGCGCATCCTGCGCGACCTGCAGATCGGGGTCAATGAATTTCCCAAGCTGTTGTTCCTGAAAGACCCGCTGCACTTCATCGATGAAGAGGGCCCGCTGTCGGCCGAAAAGCCGCGCCTGGGGCAGTACAACCCGGCCCTGCACGGGCCGCTGTTCCCGCATTACCAGCCGGTGAGCGTGGCGGTGCTGCCGCTGGTGCGCCAGCACCGGTTGCTGGGCTACCTGTCGCTGGGCAGCGCCTATGGCGAGCGTTTTACGCGCTCCCTGGCCACCGATTTCATCCAGCGCCTGGCGACCGTGGCCGCCATCTGCCTGGAAAACGTCATCAACAACGAGCGCCTCAAGCACATCGGCCTGACCGATCCGCTCACAGGCGTCAACAACCGTCGCTACATCGAGCAGCGCATGCAGGAAGAAGTGGCGCGCAGTCAGCGTGAGCGCTCGGCCTTGTCTTGCCTGTTCATCGACATCGACCATTTCAAGCGCGTCAATGACCAGTTCGGCCACCAGAGTGGCGACGATGTGCTGCGCGAAGTGGCCGCACGCATCAAGAAGGAACTGCGCCTGTCGGATGCGCTGGGCCGCTTTGGCGGAGAAGAATTCGTGGTGCTGTTGACGCACGCCACCCGCGACGATGCCGTGCGCATCGCCGAACGCATTCGCGCCGGCATCTGCAGCCGCGGGGTGATGATCGAAGGCTCGCGCGATCCGTTGCGTATCACCGCTTCCATCGGTGCGGCGTCGCTGTCGCCGCCCGAGCGCAGTCGCCCGGCCGTCGATGTCAAGCAGGCCATGCTCAAGGCGGCCGACCTGGCGCTCTACCAGGCCAAGCAGGGCGGGCGCAACCGGGTCATGCTGGCGGACTGA
- a CDS encoding DMT family transporter: MHHLPKSAVAALLINTLIWGLSWTGTRALEGMGLHPVWATAAIFSACALLLLSRRYRELPLLWRHPALLCMGLVTGLTNCSFNVAVAYGDVVRVILLFYLMPVWTVILARLMLHEAITPRSLARVALGLGGAFIVLYQPRLGLPFPQSLPDWMAVLSGLLFALTNVLLRRLHGVSDGTRAVAMLTTSGLLASLLGVVLSASGVIAWPLSLSASAGPVVALWAGLFLVSNLCLQYGVARLPANIAAVIMLAEILVATFSAWMLGAAELRPQDLIGGVLIIAAPWIVRDRQAAVQTA; this comes from the coding sequence ATGCACCACCTCCCCAAGTCCGCCGTGGCGGCACTGCTGATCAATACCCTCATCTGGGGCCTGTCCTGGACCGGCACGCGTGCGCTGGAAGGCATGGGCCTGCACCCGGTCTGGGCCACCGCCGCCATCTTCAGTGCCTGCGCACTGCTGCTGCTGAGCCGGCGCTACCGCGAACTGCCGCTGTTGTGGCGCCATCCGGCGCTGCTGTGCATGGGGCTGGTCACGGGCCTGACCAACTGTTCCTTCAACGTGGCCGTGGCCTATGGCGACGTGGTGCGGGTGATCCTGCTGTTCTACCTGATGCCGGTATGGACCGTGATCCTGGCGCGGCTGATGCTGCATGAAGCCATCACCCCGCGCTCGCTGGCGCGCGTGGCGCTGGGGCTGGGTGGCGCCTTCATCGTGCTGTACCAGCCGCGCCTGGGTCTGCCTTTTCCGCAGAGCCTGCCGGACTGGATGGCGGTGCTCTCGGGCCTGCTCTTTGCGCTCACCAACGTGCTGTTGCGACGGCTGCATGGCGTCTCCGACGGCACCCGCGCCGTCGCCATGCTGACCACCAGCGGCCTGCTGGCGAGCCTCTTGGGTGTGGTCTTGTCGGCCAGCGGCGTGATTGCCTGGCCGCTGTCTCTGTCGGCGTCTGCCGGGCCGGTGGTGGCGCTGTGGGCGGGGCTGTTCCTGGTCTCGAACCTGTGCCTGCAATATGGCGTGGCGCGCCTGCCGGCCAACATCGCGGCCGTCATCATGCTGGCCGAAATCCTGGTGGCGACCTTCTCGGCATGGATGCTGGGCGCGGCCGAACTGCGGCCGCAGGACCTGATCGGCGGCGTGCTCATCATCGCCGCGCCGTGGATCGTGCGTGACCGCCAGGCGGCGGTACAAACGGCCTGA
- a CDS encoding pitrilysin family protein has product MKSKIRALLATALLSLLAGTAVQVRAEPAQEFVLANGMKVVVKEDRRAPTAVQMVWYKVGSIDELNGTTGVSHALEHMMFKGTKNHKVGEFSRLVAELGGQENAFTANDFTAYFQQIEKSHLEKVMALEADRMANLQFDASEFAKEIRVIMEERRWRTDDQPSGLLNEALNAAAWTAHPYHHPVVGWMDDLQHMNVQDIANWYRQWYAPNNATLVVAGDVDAQRVLALAKKYFGKIPSHPVPRGKPQNEPEQLGMRRVTVKAPAENPYVVMAWKVPALRKVEADQEAYALDVLSAVLDGYDNARLTAGLIRNGGKATAVGASYSGVARGPVLFTLEGSPANGVTTEELEGLLRAEVQRIASEGVSEQELQRVKTQLIAAQVYKRDSVFGQAMEIGMMETIGLGQKNIDRIIERLNSVTAAQVQAVAQKYFKDDTLTVATLVPLPLNGKKPAAPPPGLLH; this is encoded by the coding sequence ATGAAATCGAAGATCAGAGCCCTCCTGGCCACCGCCCTGCTGAGCCTGCTCGCCGGCACGGCAGTCCAGGTGCGGGCCGAGCCGGCGCAGGAGTTCGTGCTGGCCAATGGCATGAAGGTCGTCGTCAAGGAAGACCGCCGCGCCCCCACGGCGGTGCAGATGGTCTGGTACAAGGTCGGCAGCATCGATGAACTCAACGGCACCACGGGCGTGTCGCACGCGCTGGAACACATGATGTTCAAGGGCACGAAGAATCACAAGGTCGGCGAATTCAGCCGTCTGGTGGCCGAACTGGGCGGCCAGGAAAACGCCTTCACCGCCAATGATTTCACCGCCTACTTCCAGCAGATCGAAAAAAGCCATCTCGAAAAAGTGATGGCCCTGGAAGCCGACCGCATGGCCAACCTGCAATTCGACGCCAGCGAGTTCGCCAAGGAAATCCGCGTCATCATGGAAGAGCGCCGCTGGCGCACCGACGACCAGCCCTCGGGCCTGTTGAACGAAGCCCTGAACGCCGCCGCCTGGACCGCCCATCCCTATCACCATCCGGTGGTCGGCTGGATGGACGACCTGCAGCACATGAACGTGCAGGACATCGCCAACTGGTACCGCCAGTGGTACGCCCCCAACAACGCCACTCTGGTGGTGGCCGGCGACGTCGATGCGCAGCGGGTGCTGGCGCTGGCGAAGAAATATTTCGGCAAGATCCCGTCCCACCCCGTGCCCCGGGGCAAGCCGCAGAACGAGCCCGAACAGCTGGGCATGCGCCGCGTCACCGTCAAGGCGCCGGCCGAGAATCCCTACGTGGTGATGGCCTGGAAAGTGCCGGCGCTGCGCAAGGTCGAAGCGGATCAGGAAGCTTACGCCCTCGATGTGCTCTCGGCCGTGCTGGATGGCTATGACAATGCCCGCCTGACGGCCGGCCTGATCCGCAATGGCGGCAAGGCCACGGCAGTCGGCGCCAGCTACAGCGGCGTGGCGCGCGGACCGGTGCTGTTCACGCTGGAAGGCAGCCCGGCCAATGGCGTCACCACCGAAGAACTGGAAGGCCTGCTGCGCGCCGAGGTGCAGCGCATCGCCAGCGAAGGCGTGTCCGAGCAGGAACTGCAGCGCGTGAAGACGCAACTGATCGCCGCCCAGGTCTACAAGCGCGATTCCGTCTTCGGCCAGGCCATGGAAATCGGCATGATGGAAACCATCGGCCTGGGCCAGAAGAACATCGACCGCATCATCGAGCGTCTCAACAGCGTGACCGCCGCCCAGGTGCAGGCGGTCGCACAGAAGTACTTCAAGGACGATACGCTCACGGTCGCCACGCTGGTCCCGCTGCCGCTGAACGGCAAGAAGCCCGCCGCGCCGCCGCCGGGCTTGCTGCATTGA
- the coaD gene encoding pantetheine-phosphate adenylyltransferase yields MVTAVYPGTFDPLTRGHEDLVRRASGLFDKLVVGVADSKNKKPFFSLEERLSIANEVLGHYPNVQVESFSGLLKDFVRQNNARVIVRGLRAVSDFEYEFQMAGMNRYLLPDVETLFLTPSDQYQFISGTIVREIAQLGGDVSKFVFPSVEKWLKEKIAKQ; encoded by the coding sequence ATGGTCACAGCTGTATATCCGGGGACCTTCGATCCGTTGACGCGTGGGCACGAGGACCTGGTTCGCCGCGCATCCGGATTGTTTGACAAGCTGGTCGTGGGCGTAGCCGACAGCAAGAACAAGAAACCCTTCTTCTCGCTCGAAGAGCGCCTGTCCATTGCCAACGAAGTGCTGGGGCACTATCCCAATGTCCAGGTGGAAAGTTTTTCGGGCCTGCTCAAGGATTTCGTGCGCCAGAACAATGCCCGCGTCATCGTGCGCGGCCTGCGCGCGGTCTCGGACTTTGAATATGAATTCCAGATGGCCGGCATGAACCGCTACCTGCTGCCGGACGTGGAAACCCTGTTCCTGACGCCCTCTGACCAGTACCAGTTCATCTCCGGCACCATCGTGCGCGAGATCGCCCAGCTGGGCGGCGACGTCTCCAAGTTCGTGTTCCCCTCGGTGGAGAAGTGGCTCAAGGAAAAGATCGCCAAGCAATGA
- a CDS encoding ParA family protein — translation MPVIVVANPKGGVGKTTLATNLAGYFASLGHAVMLGDIDRQQSSRAWLSIRPEQARPISTWDINEDYVAKPPKGSTHVVLDTPAGLHGWRLNDTLKLADKILVPLQPSIFDILATQDFLRRLANEKAVRDGEIDVGIVGMRVDARTRSAEQLQRFIEGLKLPVLGHLRDTQNYVQLAAHGLTLWDIAPSRVQRDLEQWQPILQWLAGQPSTDQNA, via the coding sequence ATGCCCGTCATCGTCGTCGCCAATCCCAAGGGAGGCGTAGGCAAGACCACCCTGGCCACCAACCTGGCCGGTTATTTCGCCAGCCTCGGCCATGCCGTGATGCTGGGCGACATCGATCGCCAGCAGTCCTCGCGTGCCTGGCTGTCGATTCGCCCGGAGCAGGCCCGCCCCATCAGCACCTGGGACATCAACGAAGACTACGTGGCCAAGCCCCCCAAGGGCAGCACCCACGTGGTCCTCGACACCCCGGCCGGGCTGCATGGCTGGCGTCTCAACGATACGCTCAAGCTGGCCGACAAGATCCTGGTGCCGTTGCAGCCGTCGATCTTCGACATCCTCGCCACCCAGGATTTCCTGCGCCGCCTGGCCAATGAAAAGGCGGTGCGTGATGGCGAGATCGACGTCGGTATCGTCGGCATGCGCGTCGATGCGCGCACCCGCTCGGCCGAGCAACTGCAACGCTTCATCGAAGGCCTCAAGCTGCCGGTGCTGGGCCATCTGCGCGACACCCAGAACTACGTGCAACTGGCCGCCCACGGCCTGACCCTGTGGGATATCGCGCCCTCGCGCGTGCAGCGCGATCTCGAACAATGGCAGCCCATCCTGCAATGGCTGGCCGGCCAGCCATCCACAGATCAGAACGCATGA
- a CDS encoding pitrilysin family protein, translated as MKKIFSLLLLPLAFLTSAPASAALAIQSWTQPDGARVLFVANHSIPMLDVSVQFDAGQRRDPAAKAGLAELTVASLTRGVEAANGAPALTEAQILDGFADVAAQQHGGAGQDRAGVSLRTLSSPAQRDAALGLLARMLAHPAFPQAGLERDRALVIANLKEELTKPEAIAEKAFMEAAYGSHPYAVDASEASLQAITREDLLAFHRVHYVANRAVIAMIGDITEAQARAIATALTRDLPQGVALPALPPVAAPKGSEQRIAHPASQSHILIGAPALQRGDNDFFALTVGNYVLGGGGFVSRLTDEVREKRGLSYSVYSYFSPLAQPGPFQIGLQTKKEQTAEALRVTRATLDKFLQEGPTAAELKAAKDNLAGGFALRIDSNAKLLENLSVIGFYGLPLDYLDHWIERIRAVSVQDVRAAFRRHVHPEELSTVIVGEAGD; from the coding sequence ATGAAAAAAATCTTTTCTCTCCTGCTGCTCCCGCTGGCCTTCCTCACCAGTGCGCCCGCCTCGGCGGCCCTGGCCATCCAGTCCTGGACCCAGCCCGATGGCGCACGCGTGCTGTTCGTGGCCAATCATTCCATTCCCATGCTGGATGTGAGCGTGCAGTTCGATGCCGGCCAGCGTCGGGACCCCGCCGCCAAGGCCGGCCTGGCCGAGCTGACCGTGGCCAGCCTCACACGCGGCGTGGAGGCCGCCAACGGCGCGCCCGCACTGACCGAAGCCCAGATCCTCGACGGCTTTGCCGATGTGGCCGCCCAGCAGCATGGCGGCGCCGGGCAGGACCGCGCCGGCGTGAGCCTGCGCACCTTGTCCTCGCCTGCCCAACGCGATGCCGCGCTGGGCTTGCTGGCCCGCATGCTGGCCCATCCGGCCTTCCCGCAGGCGGGCCTGGAGCGTGACCGTGCGCTGGTCATCGCCAATCTGAAGGAAGAACTGACCAAGCCCGAGGCCATCGCTGAAAAGGCCTTCATGGAAGCCGCCTACGGCAGCCATCCCTATGCCGTCGATGCCAGCGAGGCCAGCCTGCAAGCCATTACCCGCGAAGACCTGCTGGCCTTCCATCGCGTCCACTACGTGGCCAACCGCGCCGTCATCGCCATGATCGGCGACATCACCGAAGCCCAGGCACGCGCCATCGCCACCGCACTTACGCGCGACTTGCCGCAGGGTGTCGCCTTGCCGGCGCTGCCACCGGTTGCCGCGCCCAAGGGGAGCGAGCAGCGTATCGCCCATCCGGCCTCGCAATCGCACATCCTCATCGGTGCACCGGCCCTTCAGCGCGGCGACAATGATTTCTTCGCGTTGACCGTGGGCAACTACGTGCTGGGCGGCGGCGGTTTTGTCTCGCGCCTGACCGATGAAGTGCGCGAGAAGCGCGGCCTGAGCTACAGCGTCTACAGTTATTTCTCGCCGCTGGCCCAGCCCGGTCCCTTCCAGATCGGCCTGCAGACCAAGAAGGAGCAGACCGCCGAAGCCCTGCGCGTGACCCGCGCCACGCTGGACAAATTCCTGCAGGAAGGCCCGACGGCCGCCGAACTGAAGGCCGCCAAGGACAACCTCGCCGGAGGCTTCGCCCTGCGCATCGACAGCAATGCCAAGCTGTTGGAAAACCTCTCCGTGATCGGCTTCTATGGCCTGCCGCTGGATTACCTCGACCACTGGATCGAACGCATCCGCGCCGTGAGCGTGCAGGATGTGCGCGCGGCCTTCCGCAGGCATGTGCATCCGGAAGAGTTGTCTACCGTCATCGTCGGTGAAGCCGGCGACTGA
- a CDS encoding YfhL family 4Fe-4S dicluster ferredoxin: protein MALMITDDCINCDVCEPECPNEAIYMGPQIYEIDPDKCTECVGHFEEPQCQQVCPVACIPFNPAWRESREQLMDKYERLQAEAKRS from the coding sequence ATGGCACTGATGATTACCGACGATTGCATCAACTGCGACGTCTGCGAACCGGAATGTCCCAACGAGGCCATCTACATGGGGCCGCAGATCTACGAGATCGATCCGGACAAATGCACCGAGTGCGTCGGCCATTTCGAGGAACCGCAATGCCAGCAGGTCTGCCCGGTGGCCTGCATCCCCTTCAATCCGGCCTGGCGCGAAAGCCGCGAGCAGTTGATGGACAAGTACGAACGCCTGCAGGCCGAGGCCAAGCGCAGCTGA